In the Campylobacter sputorum subsp. sputorum genome, GAAAAATTCAAATTAGGTTGCTATTTTATATAATGTATGCTTAGATATTTTTTTAATTGGAGTTTCAAAAGACAAACTTGAACTTTGGCAAAGCATAAAACCAATGGCTCGTTTTAAACATAAATTTTATAAAATAAATAGCGTAGAAGAAGTTCCAAAGCCAAATTTGGACGAACATCAGTATTTTTTCATAGTAGATGAAAGTAGCACCTTATCCATCAAAGCATTAAAAGAACACGCAGGAAAATATGGAATTATTGTCTTTTATGGCAAAAATACTAAAAATTTACCACAAGATGATATAAAAAATTTTGATGATATTTGGATTAGTATTTCAAGCGAACTAGATAAATTTTACTTTGAACGTATGTTAAAAATAATTGCAGATCAAAAAGATGCATGGTTGCAAAAAAACTGGCTAGAATCCGCTATAAATTCTTTACCTGATATGATTTGGTTTAAAGATATGCAAGGGCTTCATATTAATGTAAATAATTCATTTTGTCAAGCCGTAAATAAAACTAAAGACGACATTCGCGGCAGAGATCATTACTACATTTGGGACATTCCAAAAGAAATTTATGAAAATAGTGATTATGTTTGTGTTGAGACAGAAGATAGCGTTATAGCAGCTAGAAAAACCGTGCTTTTTGATGAAGAGGTTATGAAAACTGATGGAAACCTTATTAAATTAAAAACATATAAAACACCTATATTTGATGGAGATACAATTATAGGAACAGTTGGAATCGCTCGCGATGTAACACAAGAGTATGAATACTTGGAAAAAATTAAATATTTAGCAATTCACGATCAACTAACTGGACTTGCCAATCGTAACCAGCTAGATATATTTTTATCAAAACTTAAAACTTCTAAAATGAGTATAGTTTGTATGGATCTTGATAATTTTAAAGGGATTAACGATTCTTATGGACATCAGACTGGCGATAAAGTTTTAGTGGTTTTTTCAAATTTAATCAAAGAAGTTTTTAATGATGCATTAAATGTTAGAACTGGCGCAGATGAATTTATTATATCAATATTTACAGATAGTTCAAATATTAAAAATATTTTAAATAGAGTACAAATTTTGATTGATAAATTTTCAGATATTTGTAAAAAAGACTTTAGATTTCAACGGCTTTCTGTTAGTGCTGGAATTGCAGATGGAAAATTTGGGCACGGTTCTTTTGATATATTATTTAAACATGCAGATAATGCACTTTACAAAGCTAAGCGTAAAAAAAAAGGGGGGGGGGTGTTATCATAACGACAAAACCAAACACTAAATAATGAGTTTTTAAAGTTTTCGTTTTAAAATCTACACCGGAAACATTTATATTAATAAATTTGATTTAGTTATATTATTTTTTATCTTTATGTTAAAATGCCTTATCCAGCATTGCGAAAATTCGGTTAATTTACAAATTTCATAGGTCTTTTTAATATTATTTGTTTTGATAAATATTCCCAAATTTAGAAAATAACACTACTAACACACTAATAACAAAACAGGAAATTTGTTATTAGTTTGCAACAAATTTTGCGATAACAATGCCTTATTTGCATAATCTCATTAAAAATTTATATATCGTTATTATAAATAATTACCATTGATTTATTGGCTTTTAACACAAAAATTTAATAATTCATAAAATAATGTTTGTTAAAATTAAAACTAACATTTAAAATAATAACACTAACTTACAAAACATAAACCTAAAGCATTAGCTAGATTATAAAAATTTTAATTTAAGATTAAATTTGCTAAAATGTCCCACTTATAGGGCAGATGTCCGAGTGGTTGAAGGAGCACGCCTGGAACGCGTGTGTGGGGAAACCCACCGAGAGTTCGAATCTCTCTCTGCCTGCCACAAAATGATTAATAAATCTAGCTTAATACCAAATAAAAAAGTTTAAATTTCGATTTTATATATTGAAAATATTTCATAATTTAAAAAATTTAATGGCACATTTATACTTCTATCTATAAGCTCACTTCAACAAAGATACTTAGATATAAAAAATTAATTTAAGCTTAAGTTAATAAGTGAGAGGTATAATTATTTTATTTTGACGAAAAGGAGATAATTTGAGAGTAGATAGACGAAATTTCTTAAAAATTAGCGGACTTACCGGCGCTTATGTTATGAGTGCATCAGCAAATGAGTTAAATCCGCTAAAAAGCGATAAAGAAAAAACCTTTATTGGTGGCTGTCCGGTAAATTGTGGTAGTAAATGTATGCTAAAAGCTCATGTAAAAGATGGTATCATCACTCATATGACTACAGACGATGATGGTGATGATACTTACGAAAATCGTCAAATACGAGCCTGTGTTAGAGGACGCTCTACAAGATATAGATACTATAACCCAAATAGACTTCTTTATCCATTAAAAAGAGTTGGAAAAAGAGGAGAGGGTAAATTTGAAAGAATTAGTTGGGATGAGGCTATCAATACAATAGCTTCTAAAATGAAAGAAGTAAAAGAAAAGTATGGAAATGAAGCATTTTATATACTTTATCACACAGGCACTATTGGTTCAACTATGGCAGGTTGGTTGGATGGTTGTTATCATAGATTGCTCAGTCTTTTTGGCGGTTATCTAAATTATCACAATAGCTACTCGACTGCTCAAATAGCTAATGGTTTAGCCTGTTTTTATGGCAAAAATATTGGCTCAGATATAGAAAATTTAGCTCATGCAAAACTTGCTGTCTTATTTGGTTCAAATCATGCAGAAACTAGGATGGGTGGCTCATCAATTGGATATTCTTTGCAACAAATGAGAGAAAAAAATAGCACAAGAATTATTTGTATAGATCCACAATATAACGACACTATGATAGGAAATGGCGATGAGTGGATCCCAATAGCTCCGGGAACCGATGCTGCTTTAATAGCAGGTATGGCTTATGTTGTGATAAAAGAAAATTTATATGATAAAGAGTTTTTAGACAAATATTGTGTAGGTTTTAGTAAAGAAACTTTGCCAGAAGATGCCTCGGAAAATAGCTCTTATATGGATTATATTTTAGGAACAGGCTATGATAAAACTCCAAAAACACCGGAGTGGGCTGAAAGTATTACAAGAATACCAGCTTCAAGAATTATAAAACTTGCAAGAGAGATAGCCTCTGCAAAGCCATGTTTTATAGAGCAAGGTTGGGGACCACAACGTCACCAAAACGGCGAACAAACAAGTAGAGCTATCGCAACACTAGCCTGTATGACAGGAAATGTCGGTATTTTAGGCGGAAATACAGGTGGTAGAGGCGGAAGCAGTTGGAATTTTGATACAACTCCTATGCCTTTTGATAATCCAGTTAAAACTTCTATTCCATGCTTTTTATGGTATGAGGGAGTTAGACTAGGTGAAAAGATGAACGCCCTAGAGCATGGCATAAGAAACGCAGAGAGCTTGAAAGCTCCTATTAAAATAATCTTTAATTTAGGTGGAAATTGCCTGACCAATCAACATGCTGATATTCAAACAACTGGCAAAATTTTAGAAGATGAAAGCTTGTGTGAGTTGATTGTAGATGTAAATATTACAAGAACCCACTCAAATTCATATGCAGATATAATTTTGCCTAGTGCTTTGTCTTTTGAATACAATGATATTGTAAGAGTTACAATGGGCGATTGTAGCACGAGACCGTATGCAATATTTGCTCAAAAAGCCATAGAGCCACTTGGTGAAACCAAAACACCATATGAAATTTGCACTCTTTTAGCAAATAAGCTTGGTGGTCGTGAATTTGAAGCACAATTTACAGAAAAGAGAACTTGGGACGAATGGCTTGAATGGTTATGGAATGACACAACAAAAAAATATAGCTTTTTACCATCTTATAATGAAATAAAGACCAAAGGTTTTTGGAAAATTAATAAGCCTGTAAAACCAAGAATAGCTCTTGAAAATTTTATCAATGACCCCAAATCAAACCCACTAAACACTCCAACAGGAAAGATTGAAATTTATTCAACAAAGTTGGCCGAGATGAAAAAAACTTGGAAGCTTTTACCGGGTCAGCAAATAGAGCCTGTTCCAGTATTTGAAGATGTGCTAATGGGACCAAGAGATCCGATGAGAGAAAAAT is a window encoding:
- a CDS encoding sensor domain-containing diguanylate cyclase — protein: MARFKHKFYKINSVEEVPKPNLDEHQYFFIVDESSTLSIKALKEHAGKYGIIVFYGKNTKNLPQDDIKNFDDIWISISSELDKFYFERMLKIIADQKDAWLQKNWLESAINSLPDMIWFKDMQGLHINVNNSFCQAVNKTKDDIRGRDHYYIWDIPKEIYENSDYVCVETEDSVIAARKTVLFDEEVMKTDGNLIKLKTYKTPIFDGDTIIGTVGIARDVTQEYEYLEKIKYLAIHDQLTGLANRNQLDIFLSKLKTSKMSIVCMDLDNFKGINDSYGHQTGDKVLVVFSNLIKEVFNDALNVRTGADEFIISIFTDSSNIKNILNRVQILIDKFSDICKKDFRFQRLSVSAGIADGKFGHGSFDILFKHADNALYKAKRKKKGGGVLS
- a CDS encoding DMSO/selenate family reductase complex A subunit, which gives rise to MRVDRRNFLKISGLTGAYVMSASANELNPLKSDKEKTFIGGCPVNCGSKCMLKAHVKDGIITHMTTDDDGDDTYENRQIRACVRGRSTRYRYYNPNRLLYPLKRVGKRGEGKFERISWDEAINTIASKMKEVKEKYGNEAFYILYHTGTIGSTMAGWLDGCYHRLLSLFGGYLNYHNSYSTAQIANGLACFYGKNIGSDIENLAHAKLAVLFGSNHAETRMGGSSIGYSLQQMREKNSTRIICIDPQYNDTMIGNGDEWIPIAPGTDAALIAGMAYVVIKENLYDKEFLDKYCVGFSKETLPEDASENSSYMDYILGTGYDKTPKTPEWAESITRIPASRIIKLAREIASAKPCFIEQGWGPQRHQNGEQTSRAIATLACMTGNVGILGGNTGGRGGSSWNFDTTPMPFDNPVKTSIPCFLWYEGVRLGEKMNALEHGIRNAESLKAPIKIIFNLGGNCLTNQHADIQTTGKILEDESLCELIVDVNITRTHSNSYADIILPSALSFEYNDIVRVTMGDCSTRPYAIFAQKAIEPLGETKTPYEICTLLANKLGGREFEAQFTEKRTWDEWLEWLWNDTTKKYSFLPSYNEIKTKGFWKINKPVKPRIALENFINDPKSNPLNTPTGKIEIYSTKLAEMKKTWKLLPGQQIEPVPVFEDVLMGPRDPMREKYPIQFYGYHYKGRTHSSFWDSPAIRELNPQEILISKFDAKSRDIKTGDKVIVENHIGKISGIAKVTSRVIPGAALTYQGSWAKFENGIDVGGCINTLTSDQPTAIAKGNGVHSVLVEIRKA